A single genomic interval of Natronoarchaeum philippinense harbors:
- the ilvN gene encoding acetolactate synthase small subunit, which translates to MTGGLQGPGPKDRPRPDGRRNSQGIRVDPDAEAEPDVRRAVLSALVKNEPGVLSEVSSLFSRRQFNIESLTVGPIEDSSKSRITLVIEEPEPGIEQAKKQLRKLLPVVSVTELPEDASQRELALIKVGSTRPDEVRAVADMYDGQAVDAGRETITVEVTGSKQKIDAAVDAFDQFGIHEIVRTGTAALSRGADYTATTPDGAPADD; encoded by the coding sequence ATGACAGGAGGACTGCAAGGACCCGGTCCGAAGGATCGTCCCCGACCCGACGGTCGGCGCAACAGCCAAGGCATCCGCGTCGATCCCGACGCCGAAGCCGAGCCCGACGTTCGCCGCGCGGTGCTGTCGGCGCTCGTCAAGAACGAGCCCGGCGTCCTGTCGGAGGTGTCGAGCCTGTTCAGCCGACGCCAGTTCAACATCGAGAGCCTGACCGTCGGCCCGATCGAGGACAGCTCGAAGTCCCGTATCACGCTGGTGATCGAGGAGCCAGAGCCCGGCATCGAGCAGGCCAAAAAGCAGCTCCGGAAGCTGCTGCCGGTCGTCTCGGTGACGGAGCTGCCCGAAGACGCCAGCCAGCGCGAACTCGCGCTGATCAAGGTCGGCTCGACCCGCCCGGACGAGGTCCGCGCGGTCGCGGACATGTACGACGGGCAGGCCGTCGACGCCGGCCGGGAGACGATCACCGTCGAAGTCACGGGCAGCAAGCAGAAGATCGACGCCGCGGTCGACGCGTTCGACCAGTTCGGCATCCACGAGATCGTCCGCACCGGCACGGCGGCGCTGTCCCGCGGGGCAGACTACACCGCGACGACGCCGGACGGAGCGCCGGCCGACGACTGA